A section of the Chryseobacterium ginsenosidimutans genome encodes:
- a CDS encoding CatB-related O-acetyltransferase, with protein MLFRQYLQSVDWRLNNGHNSTTLGKHISSIDKVKVGKYSYGQLNIEAYDHKDEKLVIGNFVSIASNVRFILGGNHQINTFSTFPVKSVFIKHSPQHDAMTRGAIEVEDEVWIGANSIIMSGVKLGKGSIVAAGSIVTKNVEQFSIVGGNPAKFIRWRIPEELIEERKKINLIDFDTELIKKENSIFYRTLDKDILDSIKKIKNK; from the coding sequence ATGTTATTTAGACAATACTTGCAATCTGTAGATTGGAGATTGAATAATGGGCATAATAGTACCACTTTAGGGAAACATATTTCCAGTATAGATAAGGTGAAAGTAGGGAAATATTCTTATGGTCAGCTCAATATTGAAGCCTATGATCATAAAGATGAAAAATTAGTAATAGGAAACTTTGTGAGTATTGCTTCTAACGTTCGTTTTATTTTGGGTGGAAATCATCAGATCAATACTTTTTCTACGTTTCCTGTTAAATCAGTTTTTATTAAACACAGTCCTCAACATGATGCGATGACAAGAGGAGCAATAGAAGTTGAAGACGAAGTTTGGATAGGAGCGAATTCTATAATTATGTCGGGTGTAAAACTAGGTAAAGGATCCATAGTAGCAGCGGGAAGTATTGTAACGAAAAATGTTGAGCAATTTTCTATAGTTGGAGGTAATCCTGCTAAGTTTATCAGATGGAGAATTCCTGAAGAATTGATCGAGGAAAGAAAAAAGATTAATTTGATTGATTTTGATACTGAATTAATTAAAAAGGAAAACAGTATATTTTACAGAACATTGGATAAAGACATTTTAGATTCCATAAAAAAAATAAAAAATAAGTAA
- a CDS encoding CgeB family protein yields the protein MKIAIIGSKDFDSLEYHLHDSLQFMGHNIFHIDVKDVIKIPYKYNYWATKFFPKYDERIFTKIADRIIDEKPDLVIGVYRFIHPNCIKKIKNALKNVKVIHINPDALTTFEYQQIFVSDYDAYFTKDSYIVDFMKGKMNLNAHYLPEAFNQRVHKSVDKEKAVLEKAINIDVVTFGTMYPYRANMVKSLINNGIDIKLFGVPDRRFPQKAVENNFTNEFITGDRKSEVLLGSKIVFNNFHYAEIESVNVKFFEIGGIGAFQICDYKPIIKEYSAIDPEKFTYKNINEAVEKIQYYLNKPEERYAICEEQRKHFLKHHTYEKRMETMLELIN from the coding sequence ATGAAAATAGCAATAATAGGAAGTAAGGATTTTGACAGTTTGGAATATCACCTTCATGATTCATTACAATTCATGGGACATAATATTTTTCATATTGATGTAAAAGATGTTATTAAAATACCCTATAAATATAATTATTGGGCAACAAAATTTTTCCCAAAATATGATGAACGTATTTTTACTAAAATAGCAGATCGCATTATTGATGAAAAACCAGATTTGGTAATTGGTGTTTATCGTTTTATTCATCCAAACTGTATCAAAAAAATAAAAAATGCCCTGAAAAATGTTAAAGTAATTCACATTAATCCTGATGCTTTGACGACTTTTGAATATCAACAGATATTTGTTTCAGATTACGACGCGTATTTTACTAAGGATTCTTATATTGTAGATTTTATGAAAGGCAAGATGAATTTGAATGCTCATTATCTTCCTGAAGCTTTTAATCAAAGAGTACATAAATCTGTTGATAAGGAAAAAGCAGTATTGGAAAAAGCGATTAATATTGATGTAGTTACTTTCGGTACAATGTATCCTTATCGTGCCAATATGGTGAAAAGTTTAATCAATAACGGTATAGATATAAAGTTGTTTGGTGTGCCGGATCGGCGATTTCCTCAAAAAGCTGTCGAAAATAATTTTACCAATGAATTTATAACAGGAGATAGAAAATCTGAGGTTTTATTAGGTTCTAAAATAGTATTTAATAATTTCCACTATGCAGAAATAGAATCTGTAAACGTAAAGTTTTTTGAAATTGGGGGTATCGGAGCATTTCAGATTTGTGACTATAAACCGATAATTAAAGAATATTCTGCCATTGACCCAGAAAAGTTTACGTATAAAAATATAAATGAGGCTGTAGAAAAAATACAATATTATTTGAATAAACCCGAAGAAAGATATGCTATTTGTGAAGAACAAAGAAAGCATTTCTTAAAGCATCATACTTATGAAAAAAGAATGGAAACAATGTTAGAACTAATCAACTAA
- a CDS encoding glycosyltransferase family 2 protein, with product MQVSIIIVNYNTKVITNNCIDSIISKTRDIEYEIILVDNGSTDGSKEYFEQREEVKYIYSKENLGFGKANNLGNQYATGEFLFILNSDTVLIENSIKILKDFFESNESKLNIGVLGAVLCDENLNMINTAGSFPQIKFYILDYLNLFLKTKYKTYKKIDFNDITKVDMVSGADMFLRRGLFNEVNGFDENFFLYFEETDLQKRIFNLFKINYITNQTKIIHLEGASSKVNNWKRKIIQDSQTLYFRKNESKNFLKYVFFELLCSPIRLLNSNYSFKENISFLQNNIKNLL from the coding sequence ATGCAGGTTTCAATTATAATTGTAAATTATAATACAAAAGTTATCACAAATAATTGCATAGATTCTATCATTTCTAAAACACGAGATATAGAATATGAAATTATATTAGTTGATAATGGATCTACAGACGGCTCCAAAGAGTATTTTGAACAAAGAGAAGAAGTAAAGTACATCTATTCCAAAGAAAATCTCGGTTTTGGAAAAGCCAATAATCTGGGAAATCAATATGCAACCGGAGAATTTTTATTTATACTGAATTCTGACACTGTTTTAATTGAAAATTCAATAAAAATTTTAAAAGATTTTTTTGAAAGTAACGAGAGTAAATTAAATATTGGGGTTTTAGGAGCAGTTTTATGTGATGAAAATTTAAATATGATCAATACTGCAGGTTCATTTCCTCAGATTAAATTTTATATTTTGGATTATTTAAATTTATTTCTTAAAACAAAATATAAAACATACAAAAAAATTGATTTTAACGATATCACGAAAGTGGATATGGTAAGCGGTGCAGATATGTTTTTAAGAAGAGGATTATTTAATGAAGTTAATGGTTTTGATGAGAATTTTTTCCTTTATTTTGAAGAAACGGATCTGCAAAAAAGAATTTTTAACTTATTCAAAATAAATTATATTACCAATCAAACAAAGATAATTCACCTGGAAGGTGCAAGTTCCAAGGTAAATAATTGGAAAAGAAAAATTATACAAGATAGTCAGACATTATATTTTAGGAAAAATGAAAGTAAGAATTTTTTGAAATATGTTTTTTTTGAATTATTATGCAGTCCAATAAGATTGTTGAACTCAAATTATAGCTTTAAAGAAAATATAAGTTTCTTACAAAATAACATAAAGAATCTTTTATGA